The following are encoded together in the Pseudomonas maumuensis genome:
- a CDS encoding ATP-grasp domain-containing protein has product MQAKPSKSLIPAVLITSDLTILCRHPLVVEEILSRGLAPVVVFGPQTDAAELADYRNDSGKPLAGIRHIAHVADYHTNTLLEVLLRLQSEFDFKALLNCGELFVESAGLVAESLGLPGPGTRTALTCRNKLLQRISAPDLAPAWSTLSLDNVAQAVARTGFPAIIKPTGRMSSSGVLRVDDEPTLRRALAGYQPDEVLLLEACVEGAEFSIESLVHEGRVVWSGITAKRTNEGDTPFFTETGHTSPAPGLATADEQALIEANAYLLRQVGFRSGMAHAEFRLGRDGRAVLMEIAARPPGDAIMMMWHLACGQSLEPALVALALGESPQLNKPRRRTCQHYMEHPHGVLQDVQVEGLVPAWIISDVAWPERLPVAADAPARCCAVLVSRRRGDLLGKQSESGQRSVSLVVDGPLEDDLDGLVRHWSQAIEIVTAHPVPVS; this is encoded by the coding sequence CCAAACCTTCCAAGTCTCTGATACCCGCGGTACTGATCACCTCTGATCTCACCATCCTGTGCCGTCATCCACTGGTGGTCGAGGAAATTCTCAGTCGCGGTCTGGCCCCGGTAGTTGTTTTCGGTCCCCAGACCGATGCTGCCGAGCTTGCCGATTACCGCAACGATTCGGGCAAACCGCTGGCCGGTATCCGTCACATCGCGCATGTGGCTGACTACCACACCAACACTTTGCTCGAGGTGCTGTTGCGCCTGCAATCCGAGTTCGACTTCAAGGCCTTGCTCAACTGCGGCGAGCTGTTCGTGGAAAGTGCAGGCCTGGTGGCCGAGAGCCTGGGTTTGCCGGGGCCGGGCACCCGTACTGCGCTGACCTGCCGCAACAAGTTGCTGCAGCGTATCAGCGCCCCGGATCTGGCGCCGGCATGGTCGACGCTGTCGTTGGACAATGTGGCGCAAGCGGTGGCCCGCACGGGGTTTCCGGCGATCATCAAGCCGACCGGTCGTATGTCCAGCTCCGGCGTGCTGCGTGTAGACGACGAGCCCACCTTGCGCCGCGCCCTGGCCGGCTATCAGCCTGACGAGGTGTTGCTGCTGGAAGCGTGCGTCGAGGGGGCGGAGTTTTCCATCGAGTCGCTGGTCCACGAGGGCAGGGTCGTGTGGTCGGGTATTACCGCAAAACGCACCAACGAGGGTGACACGCCGTTCTTCACCGAGACCGGACATACCTCGCCGGCACCGGGTCTTGCGACTGCTGACGAGCAGGCGCTGATCGAGGCCAATGCCTATTTGCTGCGACAGGTCGGTTTTCGCAGCGGCATGGCCCATGCGGAGTTCCGCCTGGGGCGTGATGGTCGCGCTGTGTTGATGGAGATCGCCGCACGACCGCCAGGAGACGCCATCATGATGATGTGGCACCTGGCCTGTGGCCAGTCTCTGGAGCCGGCCCTGGTGGCCCTGGCCTTGGGTGAGTCGCCACAATTGAACAAGCCTCGGCGTCGTACCTGCCAGCACTATATGGAACACCCCCACGGTGTTCTCCAGGATGTCCAGGTCGAAGGACTTGTGCCGGCATGGATCATCAGCGACGTTGCCTGGCCTGAACGCCTGCCGGTGGCAGCCGACGCGCCGGCGCGGTGTTGCGCGGTGTTGGTCAGCCGTCGCCGTGGCGACCTGCTCGGCAAGCAAAGCGAGTCGGGACAGCGTTCGGTCTCGCTGGTGGTCGACGGCCCGCTGGAGGATGACCTTGACGGGTTGGTAAGGCATTGGAGCCAGGCGATCGAGATTGTCACCGCACACCCGGTGCCGGTGTCATGA